Within the Catalinimonas niigatensis genome, the region AAATCCAAAATAAGGGAGAGATGAAGCTGTTTCGTTCTCACAATCCTGAATACAAAAATGGAGAGCAGATGCGCGATTTTGTGTATGTCAAAGATGTGGTCAATGTCTGTTATTTTTTGATGCGCCACCGAAAGAATTCCGGTATTTATAATTTGGGCAGCGGAAAAGCACGTACCTTTCTTGATCTTACCAAAGCAGTCTTCAAAGCAATTGGTAAAGAAGAGAACATCTCTTTTGTGGATACACCGGAAGATATACGCGAAAAATATCAGTATTTCACTAAAGCGGATATGCACAAACTCAAATCTATTGGCTATAATACACCTTTTCATAGTCTGGAAGAGGGTATTGCTGAATATGTGCAGGAATATTTAATCAGCCACAAGTACTGCTAAAGTTTCTCATTCCGGTTCATTCCATTAACAATAGCTTTAGCGTTAGTAAATGTACTATACTTATTGCACATGCTTTTAGTCAGAAACTTATCATTTGTGAAGTCAGGATATACCTGTAGCTTAGGATGAAAGCTGATCATTATTTACTTTAGCCTTAAAGCTACTATTTTTCATGAAGCAATTTCCCCTAGCCCCACGGAAAGCCAGTGTAAAGAGTGTTCATGGTATTCCTTTGATTGACAACTATGCCTGGTTGCAGGACAAAGAAAATCCTGAGGTTATCGCTTATCTCAAAGCTGAAAATGCTTATTCAGAGGAGATGATGCAAGACCAGCAGGCATTAGAAAAACAACTCTACGAAGAGATGAAGCAACGCATCAAGCCGGATGACCAGAGTGCGCCAGTCCGGATAGATGATTATTATTACTACTCACGCACTGAAGCGCATAAGAATTACAGGATTTATTGCCGCAAATTTGGCTCGCTGCAAGCTCCGGAAGAAATTCTTCTGGACTGTAATCACTTGGCTGAAGGACATGATTATTTTCATTTAGGTGCATTTGAAGTCAGCCCGGACCATACTATTCTGGCTTATGCTATTGATACCGATGGATCTGAACAGTATTGGATGTTCTTTAAGAACCTTCAGGATCATACGCTGATGGTAGACCAGATTCGCAATATGACGAATTCTGCAGCATGGGCGATGGATGGGGAAACAATATTTTATGTAGTGCAGAATGAAACTATGCGTCCTTATAAAGTACTACGCCATCGTTTGGGTACCCGCCCTGAAGATGATGTAGAAGTGTTTCACGAAGCCGATGAGCGTTTTTTTGTATCCGTCAGTTTGTCTAAAAACCGGGCTTTCCTTCTGATTGATATAGGCAGTAAAATTACTTCTGAAGTGAGAATACTATCAGCCCATCAGCCTGAGGGCGATTTTAGTGTATTTGCCCATAGAAAAGACCAGATTGAATATACGCTTTATCCTCACCAAGATTGTTTCTATATACTCACCAATTGGAAAGCCAGTAATTTTCGCTTGATGAAAGCTCCTCTGGAGGCAAAAGATAATAGCCTGTGGAAAGAAGTCATTCCTCATGATCCGAAAGTAAAAATTGAAGGAGTGGATGAGTTTGAAAATCATCTGGCGATCTATGAAAGAGCCAATGGAATGAGCCAGATTAAAATTTTTGCTCTTCAGGATACCCTGAATAGTCATCTGATTTTATATGATGAACCAGCATATTATGTCTTTGGAGGCAATAATCCCACTTTCCATACTGATGTATTACGCTTTCATTATACTTCTCTGTTAAAACCTAATACGGTTTATGCATATCATATGCCAAGTCGGGAAAAGCAGGTAATCAAAGAAACAGAGATTCCAGGAGGTTATGATGATCAGGCATATACTTCTGAACGCATAGAGGCTCTTTCAGAAGATGGCACAGTTGTACCTATCTCTTTGGTATACCGAAAAGACATAGCACCAAAAGGAATCAATCCACTTTTATTGTATGGCTATGGAGCTTATGGACTAAATGCTGAACCTTACTTTAACGAGAACAGAATCAGCCTGCTGGACAGAGGTTTTATCTTTGCCATCGCACATATTCGCGGCGGAGCAGATCTGGGCGAAGACTGGCACAAAGCCGGTAAATTGCTGAAAAAGAAAAATAGTTTTACCGATTTTATTTGTTGTGCCGAGCATCTTATCAAGGAAAAATATACCGATCAGGAGCATCTCTGCGCGATAGGTGGAAGTGCCGGCGGCTTATTGATGGGTGCGGTAATCAATCTGCGTCCTGATCTTTTCGAAGCCATAATAGCCAAAGTCCCTTTTGTAGATGTATTAAATACCATGCTTGATCCCAATCTGCCGCTTACCATTACTGAGTACGAAGAATGGGGTAATCCGGAAGAAAAAGCTTATTTTGAGTACATCCATTCGTATTCACCTTACGACAATATTAAGCCGCAGTCCTATCCTCATTTACTCATTACTGCCGGGTTGAATGATCCAAGGGTAAGTTATTGGGAACCAGCAAAATGGGCTGCTAAGCTTAGAGCACTAAAGACAGATAATCATTTGCTGCTGCTCAAAACCAATATGGATGCTGGTCATGGTGGCGCTTCGGGAAGATATGAGTATCTCAAAGAAATTGCTTTTGAGTATGCTTTCCTAATTAAGGTGCTAGGAATAGCTAGAGACAGTTTTACTTATACTTAATAGGTATACTTTTAAAGAAATACAACACTTGAACCTAATCTTAGTTTATTTTAGCGTACCAAATTCACCAACCCAACCAAAATGAGTTTACGAATTGACCTGAACGAAACTGTTCCATTCAATATTGAGCGTATCATGCAAACTTTTCTGGATGAATGCAGAACTTCACTGCAACAGGAAGATCCACACCAAGCCATTCATGAAGCGCGTAAGACAATGAAAAAAATGAGGGCTTTCAGCCGTCTGGTCCGAGGGGAGATTGGAAAAAAAAGATATAAACAGACCAATACATACTATCGGGATGTGGCAAGACAAATCTCTGAAGCCAGAGATATCACCGCCATGCTGGATACTTTACAGGATCTTTATGAAGCCTTGGATGCTGCCTTATGCGAGCAAACTTTTCAGGATATCAAAAACCATCTTGTCTCACGGAAATCAGCACTAAGCAGAATTCAAATCAACAGAGATAAGCTTTTGGAAAACATGCTGAATGATTTAGAAAAAGCAGAAAAAATTCATGGTAAGTGGAAAATTGAGCAGAATGGTTTTGAGATCTTTTTCAAAGGAATCAAAATTACTTATTCCAAATGCCAGCAAGCCATGAAAAAAGCTTACAAAAAGCAGTCTACTAAAAACCTGCACGAATGGAGAAAAAGATGCAAGTATCTCCGTTATGAAGTTGATTTTCTTCGTGACATCTGGCCAGAACCTATGAAATCGCTGGAAAGAGAATTGCATCAACTCACTGATTATCTGGGAGATGATCATGATCTGGCAGTGCTGAAAGCTTATGTAGAAAGTATGCATCTTGAAAACGAAGAAGCCCTCACGGCTATTTTCGCTTTGATGGATCATAAAAGAGAGGAATTACAAACGCTAGCCAAACCCCTGGGAAAAAGAATTTTATATGAATCTCCTGATCAATTCGTAAATCGCCTGGCTTATTACTGGAAATATGGACTGAAAGACTTTGCCATCAAAGAAAATCAGCATCCTCTTTCTATTGCCTGAGTGTTTTTTTAGCAGGCTTCTGCACATTCTTTACGAATTATTCTAATTTTGTCAGACTTAGCATCACAAGAAAATAAACTTAGTAATGGCAGAATACGATTTTCGTGAGATAGAGAAGAAATGGCAGAAGTATTGGGAAGAAAATGAAACTTATAAAGTACAGATAGATACCAGCAAACCGAAATTTTACGCGCTGGATATGTTTCCCTATCCTTCCGGAGCTGGTCTTCATGTAGGACACCCCCTGGGTTATATCGCTTCGGATATAGTCTCTCGCTACAAAAGGCTCAAAGGCTATAATGTGCTCCATCCCATGGGCTTTGATGCTTTTGGATTACCCGCCGAGCAATATGCCATACAGACGGGTCAGCACCCTGCCATTACCACTGAAAATAATATCAAACGATACAAAGAGCAGCTTAATAATATTGGCTTCTCTTTTGACTGGGACAAAGAAGTGCAGACCTGCGACCCATCCTACTATAAATGGACCCAATGGATTTTTCTTCAGCTTTTTCATAGCTGGTACAGTAAAGCCTCTGAGCAGGCGAAACCCATTGAACAACTGATCCATCATTTTGAAAAAGAAGGAAATCAGAATCTGGAAGCCGTTTGTGATGAAGAAACCCCTTCTTTTACTGCCGAAGAATGGAAGCAGATGGATGAGCAAAAACAGCAATTGTTATTACTCAAATACCGGCTTACCTATGTGTCTGATACCGTGGTCAACTGGTGCCCTGAACTGGGTACCGTTCTGGCCAATGATGAAGTAAAAGACGGCTTC harbors:
- a CDS encoding CHAD domain-containing protein; translated protein: MSLRIDLNETVPFNIERIMQTFLDECRTSLQQEDPHQAIHEARKTMKKMRAFSRLVRGEIGKKRYKQTNTYYRDVARQISEARDITAMLDTLQDLYEALDAALCEQTFQDIKNHLVSRKSALSRIQINRDKLLENMLNDLEKAEKIHGKWKIEQNGFEIFFKGIKITYSKCQQAMKKAYKKQSTKNLHEWRKRCKYLRYEVDFLRDIWPEPMKSLERELHQLTDYLGDDHDLAVLKAYVESMHLENEEALTAIFALMDHKREELQTLAKPLGKRILYESPDQFVNRLAYYWKYGLKDFAIKENQHPLSIA
- a CDS encoding S9 family peptidase, with protein sequence MKQFPLAPRKASVKSVHGIPLIDNYAWLQDKENPEVIAYLKAENAYSEEMMQDQQALEKQLYEEMKQRIKPDDQSAPVRIDDYYYYSRTEAHKNYRIYCRKFGSLQAPEEILLDCNHLAEGHDYFHLGAFEVSPDHTILAYAIDTDGSEQYWMFFKNLQDHTLMVDQIRNMTNSAAWAMDGETIFYVVQNETMRPYKVLRHRLGTRPEDDVEVFHEADERFFVSVSLSKNRAFLLIDIGSKITSEVRILSAHQPEGDFSVFAHRKDQIEYTLYPHQDCFYILTNWKASNFRLMKAPLEAKDNSLWKEVIPHDPKVKIEGVDEFENHLAIYERANGMSQIKIFALQDTLNSHLILYDEPAYYVFGGNNPTFHTDVLRFHYTSLLKPNTVYAYHMPSREKQVIKETEIPGGYDDQAYTSERIEALSEDGTVVPISLVYRKDIAPKGINPLLLYGYGAYGLNAEPYFNENRISLLDRGFIFAIAHIRGGADLGEDWHKAGKLLKKKNSFTDFICCAEHLIKEKYTDQEHLCAIGGSAGGLLMGAVINLRPDLFEAIIAKVPFVDVLNTMLDPNLPLTITEYEEWGNPEEKAYFEYIHSYSPYDNIKPQSYPHLLITAGLNDPRVSYWEPAKWAAKLRALKTDNHLLLLKTNMDAGHGGASGRYEYLKEIAFEYAFLIKVLGIARDSFTYT